The following are encoded together in the Parabacteroides chongii genome:
- a CDS encoding DUF3791 domain-containing protein → MTLEEKKMEFAVFCIENVAAQLNELPEDIYERLSKQGLIDELIFDCYDALHTQSKLHIVEDVITALNNREKGGTVV, encoded by the coding sequence ATGACGCTGGAAGAAAAGAAAATGGAATTTGCCGTGTTTTGTATTGAAAATGTGGCGGCTCAATTGAATGAATTGCCGGAAGATATATATGAAAGACTCAGTAAGCAGGGACTTATCGATGAATTGATTTTTGATTGTTATGATGCGCTTCATACTCAAAGCAAACTGCATATTGTAGAAGATGTCATTACAGCTTTGAATAATCGGGAGAAAGGAGGGACGGTTGTATGA
- a CDS encoding 6-bladed beta-propeller, producing MKKKNVILLLILFLVSSQIVSPQSKTGDLPVFDFSKDYPQKKLRLQDMADIEYVPLETTDDILLGEMAALSAVTDKYILVHEARRGDIFVFDRKTGKLYSHFNHKGQSGQEYTWINVGTILDVKKEEIYVCSQYIQVYSLKGEYKRTLKINTFDNEMSIFNFDDESLLIYEGVIIEPGRENKTKEAPYRLVSKKDGSLISVLDIHFTKRYSNKIAQKLDGNMWRPFVISYPQNIHYGPDLMIADISSDTLFQLSPDKGLIPLLTRKPSVHVSEPRNIWIPFVTTDKFMLIGTLILDFESLKGGPIPTFMYDFKTSEIMKVPILDAEYDTRAWSQGRWSPEASPAIGRNMVAEFIQASSVISAYNGKRLAGNGMKIAKNLVEDDNPVVRIIKFK from the coding sequence ATGAAGAAGAAAAACGTAATCTTATTGCTCATACTTTTCTTAGTGAGCAGTCAAATTGTAAGTCCGCAATCAAAGACTGGGGATTTGCCGGTGTTCGATTTTTCAAAAGACTATCCCCAAAAGAAATTACGTCTTCAGGATATGGCTGATATCGAATATGTGCCGTTGGAGACAACGGATGATATTTTATTGGGCGAAATGGCTGCACTTTCTGCTGTTACAGATAAATATATTCTTGTACATGAAGCTCGGAGGGGAGATATATTTGTTTTCGATCGTAAAACAGGAAAACTCTATTCTCATTTTAATCATAAAGGGCAAAGTGGGCAGGAATATACATGGATTAATGTAGGTACTATTTTGGATGTGAAAAAAGAGGAAATCTATGTGTGTTCCCAATATATTCAGGTTTATTCGCTGAAGGGAGAATACAAACGAACATTGAAAATAAATACATTTGATAATGAAATGAGTATTTTCAACTTTGATGATGAATCTTTACTTATTTATGAAGGTGTGATAATAGAACCAGGTCGTGAAAATAAAACAAAAGAAGCACCTTACCGTCTTGTCTCAAAAAAAGACGGAAGTTTGATTTCTGTACTAGATATTCATTTTACTAAAAGATATTCAAATAAAATAGCTCAAAAATTAGATGGTAATATGTGGAGACCTTTTGTAATTAGTTATCCTCAAAATATACATTATGGTCCGGATTTAATGATTGCTGATATATCATCTGATACGCTGTTTCAGCTATCTCCGGACAAGGGGCTAATTCCCCTACTGACCCGCAAGCCTTCAGTTCATGTTTCTGAACCTCGTAATATATGGATACCATTTGTAACAACTGATAAATTTATGTTGATAGGTACGCTTATTTTGGATTTTGAATCGTTAAAAGGAGGGCCGATTCCAACGTTCATGTATGACTTTAAAACCAGCGAGATAATGAAAGTCCCGATTTTGGATGCAGAATATGACACGAGAGCCTGGAGCCAGGGAAGATGGTCACCGGAAGCATCGCCTGCCATCGGCAGGAATATGGTTGCCGAATTTATTCAGGCATCATCTGTGATAAGTGCTTATAACGGAAAACGCCTGGCTGGAAATGGCATGAAGATAGCAAAAAATCTTGTCGAGGATGATAATCCGGTGGTCAGGATAATCAAATTCAAGTAA
- a CDS encoding 6-bladed beta-propeller, translated as MDRKKIVFILLLFLCGCKSELKQKEEVVNRQEYIDLSNVKYENEPVKLSSFIDEITYIPLSDTKLLKDIVQLYVADSLLFIRCDNDPSIYIFSSNGTYVKPLFDVGNGPGEAFCHTSFICNDEKSVIAFNGSGYIYNYTYGGEFLKKEKSEINSRLKKLVSYQGDILFYQLSNLLPQKGELCNPNGDYLLYGEDANSNELVYCYENYGKDEKAEYRGVIAELETADFLTGKLDDSFWFKNLYMDTLFIFNKEKSNFLPKYVFNLGDNSWDYRTFVHLYYLDKDYLNIYDTKTLLQELFLGNKYLVYRMKKGKDEGVGVYSMSDNKNLCFTNKYQNDLDSFLSMIDLKALLPYSFCDGEFLYLPINSYMFFEEGNSPFSLQLTEESNPIILKMKLK; from the coding sequence ATGGATAGAAAAAAAATAGTATTTATTCTTTTGTTGTTTTTGTGCGGGTGTAAATCTGAATTAAAGCAAAAAGAGGAAGTAGTAAATAGACAAGAGTATATAGACTTGTCCAATGTGAAATATGAAAATGAACCGGTAAAGTTATCTTCATTTATAGATGAAATTACGTATATACCTCTTTCTGATACAAAACTATTAAAGGATATTGTTCAGTTATATGTAGCTGATAGTTTATTGTTCATTAGATGCGATAATGATCCATCTATCTATATATTTTCTTCTAATGGAACTTATGTAAAACCTTTATTTGATGTGGGAAATGGACCAGGTGAGGCATTTTGCCATACCTCATTTATATGTAATGATGAAAAATCAGTAATCGCTTTTAATGGTTCGGGTTATATATATAATTATACTTATGGGGGAGAGTTCTTAAAAAAAGAGAAGAGTGAGATAAATAGTAGGTTAAAAAAACTAGTAAGTTATCAGGGAGATATACTATTTTATCAATTGTCGAATTTGCTACCACAAAAAGGAGAATTGTGTAATCCTAATGGTGATTATCTATTATATGGGGAAGATGCGAATAGTAATGAACTTGTTTATTGTTATGAGAATTATGGAAAAGATGAAAAGGCTGAATATCGGGGTGTTATTGCAGAACTTGAAACTGCTGATTTTTTAACAGGGAAGCTCGATGATTCTTTCTGGTTTAAAAATCTATATATGGATACCTTGTTTATTTTTAATAAAGAAAAGTCGAATTTTTTACCTAAATATGTATTTAACTTAGGAGATAATTCTTGGGATTATAGAACTTTTGTTCATTTATATTATTTGGATAAAGATTATTTGAATATATATGATACTAAAACTTTATTACAAGAATTGTTTTTGGGGAATAAATATCTAGTTTATAGAATGAAAAAGGGGAAAGATGAAGGTGTTGGAGTTTATTCTATGTCGGATAATAAAAATTTATGTTTTACTAATAAATATCAAAATGACTTAGATTCTTTTTTGAGTATGATAGATTTAAAAGCTTTATTACCGTATAGCTTTTGTGATGGTGAGTTTTTATATCTGCCAATTAATTCATATATGTTTTTTGAAGAAGGTAATTCTCCATTTTCTTTACAGTTGACAGAAGAAAGTAATCCTATTATTCTTAAAATGAAATTGAAATGA